In Finegoldia magna ATCC 53516, a genomic segment contains:
- the ligA gene encoding NAD-dependent DNA ligase LigA encodes MEKKDRIKYLVDILNKYAYHYYTLDDPLIEDSEYDVLYDELVNLEKETGIVLPNSPTNRIGGEVLSGFEKHVHLNTLYSLGKAQSKEEVRNWVNKTIEFVENYNKNHVNKLPQVEFYVEFKFDGLTVNLTYDGGYLVMATTRGNGTIGEVITSQVRTINSIPLKIKDTRLMEIQGEGVMPLSSLEKYNQTHEPKLKNARNAAAGALRNLDPAVTRERNLDAYFYNVNYLEENVLETQEQMMKFLGDNYFKLYPYEKHATSFEEISEFIDEIFELRNEIDVLTDGVVIKVNDFKTREKLGYTNKFPRWAIAYKFEPERFTTIVKEVEWNVGRTGKVTPTALLEPVEIGNVTVKRATLNNIDDIERKQVRLNSEVFVRRSNDVIPEIMGVVNPDQEDTEEIEIPHYCPYCHSELFRDGVHIFCPNSMSCTPQLVKRMVHFASRNAMNIDGLSEKTLKVLLEKLNITSIEEIYDVKKEQLMQLEGFKEKKSQNLINAIEKSKNVDLANFIFALGIPEIGEKTSFELAQKYKSFDNLREAKFDELIQIEDIGNVIAEEIVEFFHDETISHSIDSLLSKGIKIKNPENIEKKLDNLTFVLTGSLVNYSRKELTDKLSNLGAKVSSSVSKNTDYVVYGEKAGSKLTKAKDLGVKLMTEDELNSFLDNL; translated from the coding sequence ATGGAAAAGAAAGATAGAATAAAATATTTAGTAGACATACTAAATAAATACGCTTATCATTATTACACTTTGGATGATCCTTTGATTGAGGACTCAGAGTATGATGTGTTGTATGATGAGCTTGTAAATCTTGAAAAAGAAACTGGAATTGTTCTGCCAAATTCTCCGACAAATAGGATTGGTGGAGAAGTTTTATCGGGATTTGAAAAGCATGTGCACTTGAATACGTTGTACAGTTTAGGAAAAGCACAAAGCAAAGAAGAAGTTAGAAATTGGGTCAATAAAACCATTGAATTTGTAGAAAATTACAATAAAAATCACGTGAACAAATTACCTCAAGTTGAATTTTATGTTGAATTTAAGTTTGACGGTTTGACAGTAAATTTGACTTATGATGGCGGATATTTAGTGATGGCGACTACAAGAGGTAACGGTACTATCGGAGAAGTTATTACAAGCCAAGTGAGAACTATCAATTCAATTCCATTGAAAATAAAAGATACAAGATTGATGGAAATTCAGGGTGAAGGAGTAATGCCACTTTCTTCATTAGAAAAATACAACCAAACTCATGAACCAAAACTCAAAAATGCGAGAAATGCAGCAGCAGGAGCTCTTAGAAATTTAGATCCAGCTGTCACAAGAGAAAGAAACTTGGATGCTTATTTCTACAATGTAAATTATTTGGAAGAAAACGTGCTTGAAACTCAAGAACAAATGATGAAGTTTTTGGGAGATAATTATTTCAAATTGTATCCATACGAAAAACACGCAACGTCATTCGAAGAAATTTCAGAGTTTATCGATGAGATTTTTGAATTAAGAAATGAAATCGACGTTTTAACAGACGGTGTGGTAATTAAAGTAAATGATTTTAAAACCAGAGAAAAATTAGGCTACACTAACAAATTTCCAAGATGGGCAATAGCCTACAAATTTGAACCTGAAAGATTTACAACAATTGTAAAAGAAGTTGAATGGAATGTTGGAAGAACTGGAAAAGTAACGCCGACGGCTTTGTTGGAGCCTGTAGAAATTGGAAATGTAACTGTAAAAAGAGCTACACTTAATAATATTGACGACATTGAAAGAAAACAAGTAAGATTGAATTCAGAAGTTTTCGTTAGAAGGTCAAACGATGTAATTCCAGAAATAATGGGAGTTGTAAATCCTGACCAAGAAGATACGGAAGAAATTGAAATTCCACATTACTGTCCATATTGTCACAGTGAATTATTTAGAGATGGAGTTCATATTTTCTGTCCAAATTCAATGAGTTGTACTCCACAATTGGTTAAGAGAATGGTTCATTTTGCAAGTAGAAATGCAATGAATATCGATGGATTGAGCGAAAAAACGTTGAAAGTTTTGCTAGAAAAACTAAACATCACATCAATAGAAGAAATCTACGATGTAAAAAAAGAACAGTTGATGCAATTAGAAGGCTTTAAAGAAAAGAAGAGCCAAAATCTTATAAATGCAATTGAAAAGAGTAAAAATGTTGATTTGGCTAATTTCATTTTTGCACTTGGAATTCCTGAAATTGGAGAGAAAACAAGCTTTGAATTAGCACAAAAATATAAAAGCTTTGATAATTTGAGAGAAGCGAAGTTTGACGAATTAATTCAAATCGAGGATATTGGAAATGTTATTGCAGAAGAAATCGTAGAATTTTTCCATGACGAAACTATTTCTCATTCTATAGATTCACTTCTATCAAAAGGAATTAAAATTAAAAACCCTGAAAATATTGAAAAGAAATTGGATAATTTAACTTTTGTTTTGACAGGAAGTTTGGTGAATTATTCTAGAAAAGAACTTACAGATAAGTTATCGAATTTGGGAGCAAAAGTTTCATCTTCTGTGTCCAAAAACACTGATTACGTGGTATACGGCGAAAAAGCTGGATCCAAACTTACAAAAGCGAAGGATTTGGGTGTAAAATTAATGACAGAAGATGAATTGAATTCATTCTTAGACAACTTATAA
- a CDS encoding undecaprenyl-diphosphate phosphatase — protein MFIEILKVILLGIIEGITEWLPVSSTGHILLLDEFIKLNMSDAFKSMFTVVIQLGAILAVVVIYWKKVWPFKKGQTHLISISKSKMIMWAKIIVACIPAAIIGIKFDDFIEVHFYNYFVISLALIIFGILFIIIENKNKESHKKLVDSIDKITYKQAFIVGLFQVIAAIFPGTSRSGATILGGIAIGLSRTVAAEFTFFLAIPTMFGASLLKLVKFGFSFTAMEAFVLLLGTAVSFIVSVITIKFLMNYIKNNDFKVFGYYRIALGVLVLIYFGLIR, from the coding sequence ATGTTTATAGAAATATTAAAAGTTATTCTTTTAGGAATTATAGAAGGAATAACAGAATGGTTGCCAGTTAGTTCAACTGGTCATATTTTATTATTAGACGAATTTATCAAATTGAATATGTCAGATGCTTTCAAATCAATGTTTACAGTTGTAATTCAATTGGGAGCAATCTTGGCAGTTGTAGTAATTTATTGGAAAAAGGTATGGCCATTCAAAAAAGGTCAAACTCATCTTATATCAATTAGTAAAAGCAAAATGATAATGTGGGCAAAAATAATTGTAGCATGTATTCCTGCGGCTATTATTGGTATTAAATTCGATGATTTTATCGAAGTACACTTTTATAATTATTTTGTAATTTCATTAGCACTAATAATTTTCGGTATTCTTTTTATTATAATTGAAAATAAAAACAAAGAATCACACAAAAAATTAGTCGATAGTATCGATAAAATAACTTACAAACAAGCTTTTATAGTAGGATTATTTCAAGTAATTGCAGCGATATTCCCAGGTACATCACGTTCGGGAGCTACGATTTTGGGAGGTATTGCCATAGGATTATCCAGAACAGTTGCAGCTGAATTTACATTTTTCTTGGCAATTCCAACAATGTTTGGAGCAAGTTTACTAAAACTTGTGAAATTTGGATTTAGTTTTACAGCAATGGAAGCATTCGTTTTATTATTGGGAACTGCAGTTAGCTTCATTGTATCTGTAATTACAATTAAATTCTTGATGAATTACATCAAAAACAATGATTTCAAAGTGTTTGGTTATTACAGAATAGCTCTTGGCGTATTGGTTCTAATTTATTTCGGACTAATCAGATAG
- a CDS encoding ABC transporter permease, with product MKEFFKKFYLALVFLFLYGPIAVLMVFSFNDSRLKGSWVGFTFKWYKELLHNEEILSSFKTTILIAILATIIATILGTIAAIGIYYLRGYKKTLLLNMNYLPVLNPDIVTAVSLMVIFNLMNFPFGFFTMLLSHITFTTPYVILAVLPKLSQMNKFLPEAAMDMGATPFYTLRKVVLPEIKTGVFSGSLLAFTLSIDDFVISFFTTGHGVSNLSVTVYSMAKKGVNPAINALSTIMFLVMVILLLILHKRTNLLEEL from the coding sequence ATGAAAGAATTTTTCAAGAAATTTTACTTAGCATTGGTGTTTTTGTTTCTTTACGGACCAATTGCTGTATTAATGGTATTTTCATTTAACGATTCTCGTTTGAAGGGAAGCTGGGTTGGATTTACGTTCAAATGGTACAAGGAATTATTGCACAACGAAGAAATCTTGTCTTCTTTTAAAACCACAATATTAATTGCAATATTAGCTACAATAATTGCAACAATTTTAGGAACAATAGCAGCAATAGGAATTTATTATTTGAGAGGATACAAGAAAACTTTGCTTTTAAATATGAATTATCTTCCAGTTTTAAATCCTGATATAGTGACGGCAGTAAGTTTGATGGTAATATTTAACTTGATGAATTTTCCATTCGGATTTTTCACGATGTTATTATCACACATAACATTTACAACTCCATATGTAATACTTGCAGTGTTGCCGAAATTATCGCAGATGAATAAGTTCTTGCCAGAGGCTGCTATGGATATGGGAGCGACACCTTTTTATACTTTGAGAAAAGTTGTACTTCCTGAAATAAAAACGGGCGTATTTTCAGGAAGCTTGTTGGCATTTACACTTAGTATTGATGATTTTGTAATAAGCTTCTTCACGACAGGTCATGGCGTGTCAAACTTATCAGTTACTGTGTATTCTATGGCAAAGAAAGGCGTAAATCCAGCAATTAATGCGTTGAGTACAATTATGTTTTTGGTAATGGTTATTCTGTTGTTGATTCTTCACAAGAGAACAAATCTATTGGAGGAATTATAA
- the gatC gene encoding Asp-tRNA(Asn)/Glu-tRNA(Gln) amidotransferase subunit GatC — MINRDEVVKIYDLANLELTENVDDLYEKYNTVLDFASMIMECDTEGVEYMEFLPQYHSILREDTPKESIPREVALKNAKSREYGYFKLKKVVE; from the coding sequence ATGATTAATCGAGATGAAGTAGTGAAAATCTATGATTTGGCTAACCTTGAGTTAACTGAAAACGTGGATGATTTATATGAAAAATACAATACTGTATTGGATTTTGCAAGTATGATTATGGAATGTGATACTGAAGGTGTGGAATACATGGAATTCTTGCCACAATATCACAGCATACTTAGAGAAGATACACCAAAAGAATCAATTCCAAGAGAAGTTGCATTGAAGAATGCAAAATCTCGTGAGTATGGTTATTTTAAATTGAAGAAAGTGGTGGAATAA
- the gatA gene encoding Asp-tRNA(Asn)/Glu-tRNA(Gln) amidotransferase subunit GatA translates to MIENLRNKFVENPESLRDYYNDLDKLIESKKDLNVFITYDKSFVDQQVEKLIEKANNNENLGKMFGIAVSVKDNINVKDLKMTCGSKMLEDYVSIYDATVIKKLKEEDCVIVGKVNMDEFAMGSSSETSYFGPTKNPVDTKLIPGGSSSGSAASIKAEMAVVSLGTDTGGSSRQPASSCNVVGFMPTYGSISRFGVQSMANTLDEVGILSNSVEDIMDTYNVIAGHDDNDMTTIQSEVNVQKKDYDFKGKKIAVVDLKKYSNDETVIKEYKEILEILKNMGADLVEIDFEYLKYANALYNVIVTSEVSSNMSRFDGIRYGYLTDDYENTRDLFVKVRSEGFGEEVKRRIAMGTFYLASSNDQKVYKQGLKVRNLLSQEFKNIFKDFDLIATPTMTSLPYELDSRKDDPLAVYDSGIFNVIVNLSGLCAISIPYKSGISTSLQLIANSHDEENLLNAALAFERR, encoded by the coding sequence ATGATAGAAAATCTTAGAAATAAATTTGTAGAAAATCCTGAAAGTTTAAGGGACTACTACAATGATTTGGATAAATTAATAGAATCAAAAAAAGATTTGAATGTGTTCATAACTTACGACAAATCATTCGTTGACCAACAAGTTGAAAAGCTAATTGAAAAAGCAAACAACAACGAAAATTTGGGAAAAATGTTCGGTATTGCAGTAAGCGTTAAGGACAACATCAATGTAAAAGATTTGAAGATGACTTGTGGATCAAAGATGTTAGAGGATTATGTTTCAATTTATGACGCCACTGTAATCAAAAAATTAAAAGAAGAAGACTGCGTTATAGTTGGAAAAGTTAATATGGATGAATTTGCCATGGGATCTTCTTCTGAAACAAGTTATTTTGGCCCTACAAAAAATCCTGTAGACACAAAATTAATCCCAGGAGGTTCTTCATCAGGATCAGCTGCTAGTATCAAAGCTGAAATGGCTGTTGTAAGTTTGGGAACTGACACAGGTGGATCTAGTAGACAACCAGCATCTAGTTGTAATGTCGTTGGATTTATGCCAACGTATGGTTCGATTTCTAGATTCGGAGTTCAATCAATGGCAAATACTTTGGATGAAGTTGGTATATTATCAAATTCTGTTGAAGATATAATGGATACTTACAATGTAATTGCAGGTCACGATGACAATGATATGACTACAATTCAATCTGAAGTAAATGTTCAAAAGAAAGATTATGATTTTAAAGGCAAGAAGATTGCCGTTGTTGATTTGAAAAAATACAGCAATGATGAGACAGTTATCAAAGAATACAAAGAAATATTAGAAATTCTTAAAAATATGGGAGCAGATTTAGTAGAAATCGACTTCGAATATTTGAAATACGCAAATGCTTTATACAACGTAATCGTAACTAGTGAAGTGTCATCTAATATGTCAAGATTTGATGGAATTAGATATGGATATTTGACAGATGATTATGAAAATACAAGAGATTTGTTCGTTAAGGTTAGAAGCGAAGGATTTGGCGAAGAAGTTAAGAGAAGAATTGCTATGGGAACTTTTTATCTAGCAAGTTCCAACGACCAAAAAGTCTACAAACAAGGTTTAAAAGTTAGAAATCTACTTTCACAAGAATTCAAAAATATTTTCAAAGATTTTGATTTGATTGCTACACCTACAATGACAAGCTTACCTTATGAATTAGACAGCAGGAAAGACGATCCATTGGCTGTGTATGATTCAGGTATTTTCAATGTAATTGTAAACTTGAGTGGATTGTGTGCTATTTCAATTCCTTACAAATCAGGAATATCAACTAGTTTGCAACTAATTGCAAATAGTCACGACGAAGAAAATTTATTGAATGCAGCTTTAGCGTTTGAAAGGAGATAG
- a CDS encoding ABC transporter substrate-binding protein, with protein sequence MKKILLFLLTILVLTSCSKDESNVLYVYNWGEYIEPALIEKFEKETGIKVIYDTFEQNEDMYMKVKEGGNNYDVVVPSDYMAEKMIKQGMLEKIDYSKIPNFKYIDEKFRNLDYDPKNEYTVPYMWGTVGILYNKNKVKDKVDSWNILWDEKYKDNIIMMNSTRDTLGVALKRLGYSMNSRNEKELEQAKESLIKQKDIVLAYLVDETKNQMVNEEADIAVMYSGDAIVAKGENENLEYVIPKEGSNLWFDTLAILKNAKHKENAEKFINFMTDPENAKLNAEYIGYSLPSTEAKKLLDKEVQDDATAYPDLSKHKNMEIFKDPSDFVEKYDDIWADIKAN encoded by the coding sequence ATGAAAAAAATTTTATTATTTTTATTAACTATATTGGTTTTAACTTCTTGCTCCAAAGATGAATCAAATGTTTTGTATGTGTACAATTGGGGAGAATACATCGAACCGGCTTTGATAGAAAAGTTTGAAAAAGAAACGGGAATTAAAGTAATCTATGACACTTTTGAGCAAAACGAAGATATGTATATGAAAGTAAAAGAAGGAGGCAACAATTACGACGTTGTCGTTCCTTCAGATTACATGGCTGAAAAAATGATTAAACAAGGAATGCTTGAAAAAATTGATTACAGCAAAATTCCAAACTTCAAATACATCGATGAGAAGTTTAGAAATTTGGATTACGATCCCAAAAACGAATACACAGTTCCATATATGTGGGGAACTGTCGGAATTCTTTACAATAAAAACAAAGTAAAAGATAAAGTTGATAGCTGGAATATTTTGTGGGATGAAAAATACAAGGACAACATCATAATGATGAACTCCACAAGAGACACTCTAGGAGTAGCATTGAAAAGGTTGGGATATTCAATGAATTCTAGAAATGAAAAAGAACTTGAACAAGCAAAAGAGTCATTGATAAAACAAAAAGATATTGTTCTTGCTTATCTTGTAGATGAAACTAAAAATCAAATGGTCAATGAAGAAGCAGATATTGCAGTAATGTATTCAGGTGATGCAATCGTCGCTAAAGGTGAAAATGAAAACTTGGAATATGTAATTCCAAAAGAAGGATCAAACTTGTGGTTTGATACGTTGGCAATTTTGAAAAATGCAAAGCACAAGGAAAATGCTGAAAAATTTATTAATTTTATGACAGATCCTGAGAATGCAAAATTAAATGCAGAATACATTGGTTATTCACTTCCATCAACAGAAGCAAAAAAACTTTTGGACAAAGAAGTTCAAGATGATGCTACAGCTTATCCTGATTTATCAAAGCATAAAAATATGGAAATATTTAAAGACCCATCAGATTTTGTCGAAAAATACGACGATATATGGGCTGATATAAAAGCAAATTAA
- a CDS encoding ATP-dependent helicase, with translation MNLDNLNDRQREAVENTDGPMLILAGAGSGKTKVLTTKIVYCLEKGLCSKYEILAITFTNKAAKEMKERVENILQEDVDSMWIGTFHAICSRILRVEIERIGFERNFTVYDRADQISLVKECLKDMGVDPKNVEIKNEINTISRLKNAGATEKNIDKEDFDISLSTFTMELFQKYEHKLKRYNSLDFDDLIVKTNLLFEENPDLREKYSERFKYVFVDEYQDTNDTQYELIKNLVSKNDNICCVGDSDQSIYGWRGANIQNIQNFEKDFKNAKVILLEQNYRSTQPILDLANTVIKNNSLRKDKNLWTAKNEGDMPIYRRMYSDIDEAEQVVQWIEQERYRQNPYEEMAILYRTNAQSRLFEERLNRLGIPNRVVGGLKFYDRKEIKDCVSYLRIVENLNDNMALNRIINEPKRGIGKTTMDKLLQCSQSRGISMMEYIKNTDLPDFSNATAKKLQEFYYLIKSFPKDEMNVAELMEYILDKTGYRANLEKSNNRDDKTRLENIDEYISSLYQFVQDNPDKNLREYLETSSLMTDLDKTDDNTKGVSMMTIHAAKGLEFDVVFFTGLEEGTIPSRIDEDVEEERRLCYVAITRARKKLYITSVQSRRRFNEFQTKAESRFIEEMENKYKDESPNKEVSFRESFNTKVVDDYRTEASASITKKQNAVTKNNEKYRAGDKVSHKKFGTGVIVGIVEKDNGDELTINFDKKGLKKLNSSLAPLTRVE, from the coding sequence ATGAATTTAGATAATTTAAATGACAGACAAAGAGAAGCAGTCGAAAATACAGATGGTCCTATGTTGATATTGGCAGGAGCAGGAAGTGGGAAGACAAAAGTTTTGACTACGAAAATTGTATATTGTTTAGAGAAAGGATTGTGTTCAAAATACGAAATTTTGGCAATTACCTTTACAAACAAAGCTGCCAAAGAAATGAAAGAAAGGGTCGAAAATATCCTGCAAGAAGACGTAGACAGCATGTGGATAGGAACTTTTCATGCCATTTGTTCTAGAATACTGAGAGTAGAAATAGAGAGAATTGGCTTCGAAAGAAACTTTACAGTTTATGACAGAGCAGATCAAATATCTCTTGTAAAAGAATGTTTAAAGGATATGGGAGTAGATCCTAAAAATGTCGAAATCAAAAACGAAATCAATACAATTTCTAGATTAAAAAATGCAGGTGCTACAGAAAAAAATATCGACAAAGAAGATTTTGATATAAGTTTAAGCACTTTTACTATGGAATTATTCCAAAAATACGAACACAAATTAAAAAGATACAATTCGTTAGACTTTGATGATTTGATTGTGAAGACTAATTTGTTGTTCGAAGAAAATCCCGACTTGAGAGAAAAATATTCTGAAAGATTTAAGTACGTGTTTGTCGATGAATACCAAGATACAAACGATACACAATACGAGCTTATCAAAAATTTGGTTTCTAAAAACGATAATATTTGCTGTGTAGGAGATTCTGATCAATCAATTTACGGCTGGAGAGGAGCAAACATACAAAACATTCAAAACTTTGAAAAAGATTTTAAGAATGCAAAAGTTATTTTATTGGAACAAAATTATCGTTCAACACAACCTATTTTGGATTTGGCAAACACGGTGATTAAAAACAATTCACTTAGAAAAGATAAGAATTTATGGACTGCCAAAAACGAAGGGGATATGCCTATATATAGAAGAATGTATTCTGATATAGATGAGGCAGAACAAGTGGTTCAATGGATCGAGCAAGAAAGATACAGACAAAACCCATACGAAGAAATGGCGATTTTATACAGAACCAATGCACAATCTAGACTTTTTGAAGAAAGATTGAATAGACTAGGAATTCCTAATAGAGTTGTAGGTGGATTGAAATTCTACGATAGAAAAGAAATCAAAGATTGCGTTAGCTATCTTAGAATTGTTGAAAATTTGAATGACAATATGGCATTAAATAGAATTATCAATGAGCCGAAAAGAGGAATTGGTAAAACAACTATGGATAAGTTGTTGCAATGTTCGCAATCAAGAGGAATTAGTATGATGGAATACATCAAAAATACAGATCTTCCTGATTTTTCAAATGCTACAGCTAAAAAGCTTCAAGAGTTTTATTATTTAATTAAAAGCTTTCCGAAAGATGAGATGAATGTTGCAGAACTTATGGAATATATTCTGGACAAAACAGGATACAGAGCTAATCTTGAAAAATCAAATAATAGAGATGATAAGACGAGGTTGGAAAATATTGACGAATACATTTCATCCTTATATCAATTTGTTCAAGATAATCCTGATAAAAACTTGAGAGAATATTTGGAAACTTCATCACTTATGACCGATTTAGATAAAACTGATGATAATACAAAAGGTGTATCGATGATGACAATCCACGCGGCAAAAGGATTGGAGTTTGATGTTGTATTTTTCACTGGTCTAGAAGAAGGTACTATTCCATCAAGAATTGATGAAGATGTAGAAGAAGAGAGAAGATTGTGCTACGTTGCAATCACAAGGGCAAGAAAAAAATTGTACATTACAAGTGTGCAATCGAGAAGAAGATTTAACGAATTTCAAACAAAAGCTGAATCGAGGTTTATAGAGGAAATGGAAAACAAATACAAAGACGAATCTCCTAATAAAGAGGTTAGTTTTAGAGAATCGTTCAACACAAAAGTAGTTGACGATTACAGGACAGAAGCATCAGCTTCAATCACTAAGAAACAAAATGCTGTTACTAAAAACAATGAAAAGTACAGAGCTGGAGATAAGGTTTCACACAAGAAGTTCGGAACTGGTGTAATCGTTGGAATTGTAGAAAAAGACAATGGAGATGAGTTGACGATTAATTTCGACAAAAAAGGATTGAAGAAGCTAAATTCCTCACTAGCACCACTAACAAGGGTTGAGTAA
- the potA gene encoding spermidine/putrescine ABC transporter ATP-binding protein, which translates to MDNIIELIGINKSFEDEHILKDLNLYIRNKEFLTLLGPSGCGKTTTLRLIAGFETPDTGKIIFEGKDISHIAPYKRNVNTVFQKYALFPNMNVFENIAFGLRIKKMNEKLIREKVTEVLKLVNLSGFEKRKINNLSGGQQQRIAIARALVNEPSVLLLDEPLGALDLKLRKGMQNELKNIQERIGITFVYVTHDQEEALTMSDTIVVMDNGVIQQIGTPEDIYNEPKNEFVAKFIGESNIIDGVFLEDCMVEFSNHKWKCVDKGFAKNENVQVVIRPEDVEIVAPEKGQIKGTVISDRFKGIHYEMFVDTGDFKYKAQSTINKPQGSMVGINIDPDNIHIMKRCGNEA; encoded by the coding sequence ATGGATAATATCATTGAATTAATCGGTATTAATAAATCTTTTGAAGATGAACATATTTTAAAAGATTTGAATCTTTACATTAGAAATAAAGAATTTTTGACATTATTGGGACCATCAGGTTGTGGTAAAACTACGACTTTGCGATTAATTGCTGGATTTGAAACTCCAGATACTGGAAAGATTATTTTTGAAGGTAAAGACATAAGTCATATTGCACCATATAAGAGAAATGTGAACACAGTTTTTCAAAAATACGCTCTATTTCCTAATATGAATGTATTTGAAAACATTGCTTTTGGTTTGAGAATCAAAAAAATGAACGAAAAATTAATCAGAGAAAAAGTAACAGAAGTTTTGAAACTTGTTAATTTGTCTGGTTTTGAAAAAAGAAAAATAAATAATTTGAGTGGTGGTCAACAACAAAGGATTGCTATAGCTAGAGCATTGGTCAACGAACCTAGTGTTTTGTTGCTAGATGAACCTTTGGGTGCATTGGATTTGAAGTTGAGAAAAGGAATGCAAAACGAACTCAAAAATATTCAAGAAAGAATCGGAATTACATTTGTTTATGTAACTCACGATCAAGAAGAAGCTTTAACTATGAGCGATACTATTGTTGTTATGGATAATGGTGTAATTCAACAAATAGGAACTCCAGAAGATATCTACAATGAACCTAAGAATGAGTTTGTAGCTAAATTTATTGGCGAAAGTAACATAATTGACGGAGTATTTTTGGAAGATTGCATGGTAGAATTTTCTAATCATAAATGGAAATGTGTTGATAAAGGATTTGCAAAAAATGAAAATGTCCAAGTCGTTATAAGGCCTGAAGATGTGGAGATAGTTGCCCCAGAAAAGGGACAAATCAAAGGTACAGTTATCAGCGACAGATTCAAAGGAATTCACTATGAAATGTTTGTAGATACAGGAGATTTCAAATACAAGGCTCAGTCAACAATTAATAAGCCTCAAGGAAGCATGGTAGGGATTAACATTGATCCAGATAATATTCATATTATGAAGAGGTGCGGCAATGAAGCTTAA
- a CDS encoding ABC transporter permease — protein MKLKKLSIPYAIWILFFIVFPLFLIIYYSVTTGSLRDFSNPQFSLEYFHRFFTSKYVKVLLNSIRLAFISTVICLLIGYPTAYFISKVDKKYKAVLMLMIVIPMWMNFLLRTYAWIILTGKNGIINSMLIHFGFSPIKMLYTEGAILMGMVYNFLPFMILPIFSILDKSDYSLVEASYDLGASKLQTFLRVVFPMSLPGVITGITMVFIPAISTFEISALLGGNKYNLIGNIIEHQFRIAGNWHYGSAISVVLIIMILISLAFTNEKGE, from the coding sequence ATGAAGCTTAAGAAATTATCCATTCCTTACGCTATTTGGATACTATTTTTCATTGTATTTCCGTTGTTTCTTATAATTTATTATTCAGTTACAACTGGATCATTGAGAGATTTTTCTAATCCACAATTTTCGCTTGAATACTTTCACAGATTTTTTACATCAAAATATGTAAAAGTACTTTTGAATTCAATAAGATTGGCATTTATAAGTACAGTAATTTGTTTGCTGATAGGTTATCCAACAGCTTATTTTATCAGTAAAGTAGACAAAAAATACAAAGCTGTGTTGATGCTTATGATAGTTATTCCAATGTGGATGAACTTTTTGTTGAGAACTTATGCGTGGATTATTTTAACTGGTAAAAACGGGATAATCAACAGTATGTTGATACATTTTGGTTTTTCTCCAATTAAAATGCTTTACACTGAAGGAGCTATTTTAATGGGGATGGTTTACAATTTCTTACCTTTTATGATACTTCCTATTTTCTCAATATTAGACAAATCAGATTATTCACTAGTAGAAGCAAGTTACGATTTGGGAGCATCTAAGTTGCAAACTTTTTTAAGAGTAGTGTTTCCGATGAGTTTGCCTGGAGTTATTACGGGAATTACAATGGTGTTTATTCCTGCTATATCTACATTTGAAATATCTGCGTTACTTGGTGGTAACAAATACAATTTGATTGGTAATATAATTGAGCATCAATTCAGAATAGCAGGAAACTGGCATTACGGTAGTGCAATTTCTGTAGTGCTTATCATTATGATTTTAATTTCATTAGCTTTTACGAATGAGAAGGGAGAATAA